One window of Parus major isolate Abel chromosome 12, Parus_major1.1, whole genome shotgun sequence genomic DNA carries:
- the DALRD3 gene encoding DALR anticodon-binding domain-containing protein 3, with the protein MEMGEGRPEVAATLRALNEVLGRPAALWVKESGARNLRHRDFLAPRAALNASFPGGQVPPEAVSAVPSLRGPAVLPLRVCRQTPAGLAVQVRRPEAFQRLLGPLPGPAPPAAGPRTGCVVLHCPALRSSAALRPRHLRSVLLADHLAQLLRAQGVGVRLVPALSEERSWDVLRQLRICWPSASGSLSLTDAVSALKAALGRCPCASACDRGPGTAEGVICKVHLKSFVEQQGLLGYDPNLDVLLVTEGTLQSLAELQEAVLQCPAKGQSSCCSIVHVVNCEEEFQQQQLDVLWRILDPGAHTALQKHLVCGPVKVTNPSSPIGADQYFQLRKHQMHEASVIKYGELAQDKAWTEVIDTLTVAAIRFEMLSTAHRSQITLDLENSSISTKGTKSGAFVMYNCARLATLFNTFQQAVERGTYPPLPPASELNFSCLREEGEWLLLFNYLLPFPEVLQQAAQLPPPSKGIRITANTETVCKFLIQLSMDFSSYYNRVHILGEPFPHLFDQMFARLQLMGAVRDVFHSALATLHLPPLSQI; encoded by the exons ATGGAGATGGGCGAGGGCCGCCCGGAGGTGGCGGCGACACTGCGGGCTCTGAACGAGGTCCTGGGGCGACCCGCCGCTCTCTGGGTGAAGGAGAGCGGTGCCCGTAACCTGCGCCACAGGGATTTCCTGGCGCCGCGGGCCGCGCTGAACGCCTCCTTTCCCGGCGGGCAG GTGCCCCCCGAGGCCGTGTCGGCGGTGCCGTCGCTGCGgggcccagcagtgctgccGCTGCGGGTTTGCCGGCAGACGCCGGCGGGGCTGGCGGTGCAGGTGCGGCGCCCTGAGGCCTTCCAGCGCCTGCTGGGGCCtctgcccggcccggcccccccCGCCGCGGGGCCGCGGACGGGTTGCGTGGTGCTGCACTGCCCGGCCCTGCGCAGCTCCGCTGCCCTGCGGCCCCGCCACCTCCGCTCCGTCCTGCTGGCCGATCACCTGGCCCAGCTGCTGCGCGCCCAGGG GGTCGGTGTCCGCCTGGTCCCTGCCCTCAGcgaggagaggagctgggacgTCCTGCGACAGCTCCGCATCTGCTGGCCCTCCGCCTCTGGTAGCTTATCCCTCACTGACGCTGTCTCAGCCTTGAAGGCAGCGCTGGGCCGGTGCCCCTGTGCCTCAGCCTGTGATCGGGGGCCGGGCACAGCCGAGGGTGTCATCTGTAAGGTGCACCTGAAGAGCTTCGTGGAGCAGCAGGGCTTGTTGGGTTACGACCCCAATCTAGATGTGCTGCTTG TGACAGAGGGGACACTGCAGTCcttggctgagctgcaggaagctgtgctgcagtgtccA GCCAAAGGCCAGAGCAGTTGTTGCAGCATTGTGCATGTGGTGAACTGTGAGGaggaattccagcagcagcagctggatgtgCTCTGGAGGATTTTGGATCCAGGAGCTCACACAGCTTTGCAG AAACACCTTGTCTGTGGGCCAGTGAAGGTGACCAACCCCTCATCGCCCATTGGGGCAGACCAGTACTTCCA GCTCCGAAAGCACCAGATGCATGAAGCCTCTGTGATAAAGTATGGGGAGCTTGCACAAG ATAAGGCCTGGACAGAGGTGATTGATACCCTGACAGTGGCTGCCATCAGGTTTGAGATGCTGAGCACTGCTCACCGGAGTCAG ATCACCCTGGACCTGGAGAACAGCAGCATCTCCACAAAGGGAACAAAGAGCGGTGCCTTTGTGATGTACAACTGTGCCCGATTGGCCACACTCTTCAACACCTTCCAGCAGGCTGTGGAGCGGG GCACATACCCACCTCTGCCACCAGCATCTGAACTGAATTTCTCCTGCCTCCGAGAAGAG GGAGAATGGCTCCTGCTCTTCAACTATCTCCTCCCCTTCCCGGAagtcctgcagcaggcagcacagctgccccCACCTTCCAAGGGGATCCGGATCACTGCCAACACAGAAACA GTGTGCAAGTTCCTGATCCAGCTTAGCATGGATTTCAGCTCTTATTACAACCGGGTGCACATCCTGGGG GAGCCGTTCCCTCATCTCTTTGACCAGATGTTTGCCCGCCTCCAGCTGATGGGAGCAGTCAGGGATGTGTTCCACAGCGCATTGGCAACCCTGCACCTTCCTCCTCTCAGCCAGATCTGA
- the WDR6 gene encoding WD repeat-containing protein 6 has product MSRRYRPGGGGVSAERQRASGGGGPAERAAVAALGAPERPRAVLLVGPRRVLALGEAGGLATFEVAQGRWTPVLHPSAGGPRAVLAAAPLVGWDETLCAVAGGDGRLLLFALSRPGAAAELRLFEGPVHGLSWAPRPGVPPNTAAALLASGPDGEMLWLDVTHRPGQAPWVRLMGRYLLPPCKQRWHTCAAFLPQEGLLVCGDRRGSLLLFSCNSSSEWAAESTSIVNGGSDPVVEDSSNELEPSCLLHKEAFPLESPLSVLFGLHGKTGVTSVTIHGGYIYSTGRDGVYRQLRLRDHQLEVLQKHRPCKGLQWIEELRFTSHGDLLVLGFHADNFVVWSTRMGENIHCIPCGGGHRSWSYCSSPLAEMFAFIKSGDVMLYHCEAEPCEQQVLLASLHGREITCVRRLGAVEVPGHATFNVFVTGSEDTTACVLVLSENSRAAVPLARISDHISSVRTLAFATGPGDEGFGDEGLSALLFTAGGRAQIECYRLLCTGDTASKSAVACQVIHVASHRLDKHWEQKKNRHKLIKMDPETRYMSLSVVPGTSTKQLPTPWKFLAAACSDGSVRLFGLLEAARKLVLVAESFHHQRCVLKVEAFLHTWAGGERRHLLCSAATDGSIAFWDITGPITDAVDALHQAEGEMQLLALDAPLVTVMAHSCGVNSLHIHETPEGRYLVASGSDDGSIHVCLLEVALGRGEAIAGTCLQVLERVSRPCAHAAHVTGIRVLRPDLLLSASVDQRLTLWNQRPGELVPLSTTFFHVPDLAELDCWEVESGGELWYYCVLCGQGLEMLCGTVSSKPPPQEASQ; this is encoded by the exons ATGTCCCGCAGGTACAGGCCCGGAGGTGGTGGCGTTTCGGCTGAGCGGCAGCGGGCCAGCGGCGGCGGCGGACCGGCGGAGCGTGCTGC CGTTGCGGCGCTGGGGGCCCCGGAGCGGCCGcgagctgtgctgctggtggggccGCGACGGGTCCTGGCGCTTGGCGAGGCGGGCGGGCTGGCCACATTCGAGGTGGCTCAGGGGCGCTGGACGCCGGTGCTGCACCCCTCCGCCGGGGGGCCCCGCGCCGTACTGGCGGCCGCCCCGCTGGTCGGATGGGACGAGACGCTGTGTGCCGTGGCCGGCGGCGACGGGCGCCTTCTCCTTTTCGCCTTGAGccgccccggggccgccgcAGAGCTGAGGTTGTTCGAGGGGCCCGTGCACGGGCTGAGCTGGGCCCCCCGTCCCGGAGTGCCCCCCAACACCGCTGCTGCCCTTCTGGCCTCCGGGCCCGACGGGGAGATGCTCTGGCTGGACGTCACCCACCGCCCAGGCCAGGCACCCTGGGTGCGGCTCATGGGTCGGTACCTGCTGCCCCCCTGCAAGCAGCGCTGGCACACTTGTGCTGCCTTTCTGCCCCAGGAAGGGCTCCTGGTCTGCGGGGACCGCCGGGGCTCCCTTCTCCTCTTCTCTTGCAACAGCTCCTCGGAGTGGGCTGCAGAAAGCACCAGCATTGTCAATGGTGGCAGTGACCCGGTTGTTGAGGACTCCAGCAATGAGTTGGAGCCCTCTTGCTTACTGCACAAAGAGGCTTTTCCTCTTGAGTCCCCACTGTCAGTGCTCTTTGGACTCCACGGGAAGACAGGAGTTACTTCAGTGACCATCCACGGGGGCTACATTTACAGCACTGGCCGGGATGGTGTCTACCGCCAGCTCCGCTTGCGAGACCATCAACTGGAGGTCCTGCAGAAGCACAGGCCTTGCAAAGGGCTGCAGTGGATTGAGGAGCTGCGCTTCACCTCACATGGGGACCTGCTTGTGCTGGGCTTTCATGCTGACAACTTCGTAGTGTGGAGTACCAGGATGGGCGAGAACATCCACTGCATCCCCTGTGGGGGTGGGCACCGCTCCTGGAGCTATTGCAGCAGCCCCTTGGCCGAAATGTTCGCCTTTATCAAGTCTGGGGATGTGATGCTGTACCACTGTGAGGCTGAGCCGTGCGAGCAGCAAGTGCTGCTGGCATCCCTGCATGGGCGGGAGATCACCTGCGTGCGGCGCCTGGGGGCTGTGGAGGTGCCCGGCCATGCCACCTTTAATGTGTTTGTCACTGGCAGTGAGGACACCACGGCCTGTGTCCTGGTGCTCAGTGAGAACTCGCGGGCAGCTGTGCCCCTTGCTCGCATCAGTGACCATATTTCCAGTGTAAGGACGTTGGCATTCGCCACAGGACCTGGAGATGAGGGTTTTGGTGATGAGGGCTTGTCTGCCCTGCTCTTCACTGCGGGTGGCCGTGCACAGATTGAGTGCTACCGGCTGCTGTGCACTGGAGACACAGCATCTAAGAGTGCTGTGGCCTGCCAGGTCATCCATGTGGCCTCCCACCGGCTGGACAAGCACTGGGAGCAGAAGAAGAACAGGCACAAGCTTATCAAGATGGACCCAGAGACGAG GTACATGTCCCTGTCGGTTGTGCCTGGGACCAGCACCAAGCAGCTCCCAACACCCTGGAagttcctggctgctgcttgcAGTGATGGATCAGTCCG GCTCTttgggctgctggaggctgctcGGAAGTTGGTGCTGGTAGCAGAGTCATTTCACCACCAGCGCTGTGTGCTGAAGGTGGAGGCGTTCCTGCACACAtgggcaggaggggaaag GAGGCACCTCCTGTGCAGCGCAGCCACTGATGGCAGCATTGCTTTTTGGGACATCACCGGCCCCATCACGGATGCAGTGGATGCCCTGCACCAAGCAGAGGGAGAGATGCAGCTCTTGG CCCTGGATGCCCCACTGGTCACCGTCATGGCCCACAGCTGCGGCGTGAACAGCCTTCACATCCACGAGACGCCTGAGGGACGGTACCTGGTGGCCAGCGGCAGTGATGATGGCTCCATCCATGTCTGCCTGCTGGAGGTTGCCCTGGGCAGGGGTGAGGCTATAGCAGGGACCTGCCTGCAGGTCCTGGAGCGGGTGTCTAGGCCTTGTGCTCATGCTGCTCATGTGACGGGGATCCGGGTGCTGCGGCCAgatctgctgctctctgcctcaGTGGACCAGCGCCTGACACTGTGGAACCAGCGCCCAGGCGAGCTGGTGCCCCTCAGCACCACCTTCTTCCATGTGCCTGACCTAGCTGAGCTGGACTGCTGGGAGGTGGAGTCTGGGGGGGAGCTGTGGTACTACTGTGTGCTCTGTGGGCAAGGCCTGGAGATGCTGTGTGGCACAGTCTCCTCCAAACCTCCTCCACAAGAGGCTTCTCAGTAA
- the P4HTM gene encoding transmembrane prolyl 4-hydroxylase, whose protein sequence is PARALPRLEGIKVGHTQRVELVPGRAHAVRTLSLKPLLFEIPDFLTEEECKLIVHLAKLKGLQKSQILPTEDYEEAMEMIEISQMDIFNLLDHNQDGKLQLKEVLTHTRLGNGRWMTPENIREMYTAVKADPDGNGVLSLEEFKQLNIRDFHKYMGSQKVKMSDLVRNSQHTWLYQGEGAHQVMRAIRQRVMRLTRLPPEIVEHSEPLQVVRYDQGGHYHAHMDSGPVFPETACSHTKLVANESAPFETSCRYVTVLFYLNNVTGGGETVFPIADNRTYEEMSLIQNDIDLRDTRKNCDKGNLRVKPQQGTAVFWYNYLSDGEGWVGELDDFALHGGCLVTQGTKWIANNWINVDPNRRRQQQFQQEMERFAGSEAGARAGAPGEWTVDKAYSGVHLEL, encoded by the exons aaatccCTGACTTCCTGACAGAGGAGGAGTGCAAGCTCATTGTCCATCTGGCAAAGCTAAAGGGGCTGCAGAAGAGCCAGATCCTACCAACAGAGGACTATGAGGAAGCCATGGAAATGATCGAAATCAGCCAGATGGACATTTTCAATCTTCTGGATCACAATCAGGatgggaagctgcagctcaAAGAG GTGTTGACCCATACCCGACTTGGGAACGGCAGGTGGATGACTCCTGAAAACATCCGGGAGATGTACACAGCAGTCAAAGCTGATCCTGATGGGAATG GTGTGCTAAGTTTGGAGGAGTTCAAGCAGTTGAATATCCGTGATTTCCACAAGTACATGGGAAGCCAGAAAGTGAAGATGAGTGACTTGGTGCGCAACAGCCAGCACACCTGGCTGTACCAGGGCGAGGGGGCACACCAGGTCATGAGAGCCATTCGGCAAAG gGTAATGCGCCTGACTCGCTTGCCCCCCGAGATCGTGGAGCACAGCGAGCCCCTCCAGGTTGTCCGGTATGACCAAGGAGGGCACTACCACGCCCACATGGATAGTGGCCCCGTGTTCCCTGAGactgcctgcagccacacaaAGCTTGTTGCCAATGAAAGCGCTCCCTTTGAGACCTCCTGCCG GTATGTGACCGTGCTGTTCTACCTGAACAATGTGACTGGAGGAGGTGAAACAGTCTTTCCTATCGCTGATAACAGGACTTACGAGGAGATG TCTTTGATCCAGAATGACATTGACCTGCGAGATACTCGGAAAAACTGTGACAAGGGCAATTTGCGAGTGAAACCTCAGCAAGGCACTGCTGTCTTCTGGTACAACTACCTGTCAGATGGAGAAG gctgggtAGGGGAGCTGGACGACTTTGCTCTGCATGGGGGTTGCCTGGTCACCCAAGGCACCAAGTGGATCGCCAACAACTGGATCAACGTGGACCCCAACCGCCGGCGGCAGCAACAGTTCCAGCAAGAGATGGAGCGCTTTGCGGGGTCTGAGGCGGGGGCTAGGGCCGGAGCCCCGGGCGAATGGACAGTGGACAAGGCCTACAGCGGGGTGCATCTGGAGCTGTAG